The following are encoded in a window of Pseudomonas multiresinivorans genomic DNA:
- a CDS encoding SDR family NAD(P)-dependent oxidoreductase has translation MDHLLSDRVVAITGAFGDLGEALANLFAGCGARLVLIDRTPCPVPSSPTLLVLPRVDLTVAPTCLEIIQQVEKHFGRLDALVNIIGGITCRPMPLGDRNLAKWLYGVHLRTALNISKAAFPLLLQSPAGRIVNIGSGVAARKGQANGVYGATKAAVLNLTEDLAEELKGKAITVNAVLSSVLDTPQNRAAMPGAEYGRWVAPEQLCAVIMFLLSEAATQITGAGVLVSGRA, from the coding sequence ATGGATCATTTGCTGTCGGACCGCGTCGTAGCTATCACCGGGGCTTTCGGGGACCTTGGCGAGGCGCTGGCGAACCTCTTCGCGGGGTGTGGCGCCAGGCTGGTGCTGATCGACCGCACGCCCTGCCCGGTACCCTCCTCGCCAACCCTGCTGGTCCTGCCCCGCGTAGACCTGACCGTAGCGCCCACCTGCCTGGAGATCATCCAGCAAGTCGAGAAGCATTTCGGGCGTCTCGACGCACTGGTGAACATCATCGGCGGTATCACCTGCCGACCCATGCCGCTGGGAGATCGCAACCTGGCGAAATGGCTGTATGGCGTGCACCTGCGTACCGCGCTGAACATCAGCAAGGCCGCGTTTCCCCTGCTGCTGCAATCGCCGGCCGGGCGCATCGTCAACATCGGTTCAGGGGTTGCCGCCCGGAAGGGCCAGGCCAACGGAGTCTATGGGGCGACCAAGGCCGCCGTGCTGAACCTGACCGAGGACCTCGCCGAGGAACTGAAGGGAAAGGCGATCACCGTCAATGCGGTGCTCTCCAGCGTCCTCGACACTCCGCAGAATCGCGCGGCGATGCCAGGTGCCGAGTACGGTCGCTGGGTGGCACCGGAGCAGCTTTGTGCGGTGATCATGTTCCTGCTATCCGAAGCCGCCACGCAGATCACCGGCGCCGGTGTGCTGGTCAGCGGCCGGGCTTGA